In the genome of Bradyrhizobium sp. CIAT3101, one region contains:
- a CDS encoding ABC transporter permease: protein MSKTDERGVLVDLGQERPQLPAKARNMSPIVPRASIHGRALVAVVAIMTFLASMTTGTVLLVSASAAEWQSDVASEITIQVRPQSGRDIERDTAAVTEAMRAQAGIVEVKPFTKDESGKLLEPWLGTGLSMDDLPVPRMIIARVQPGTALDLGALRARVTQVAPSASVDDHRAWIERMRSMTNATVFAGIGILALVIVATIISVSFATRGAMAANRPIVEVLHFVGAGDRYIANHFLRHFLRLGLEGGVIGGGVAMLLFGFSESIAGWFSGTPVGDQFAALLGTFSLRPSGYVVLAVQAVLIGAITAAASRQTLFATLNDVD from the coding sequence ATGAGTAAGACCGACGAGCGCGGCGTATTGGTCGATCTCGGACAGGAACGTCCGCAGCTCCCCGCCAAGGCGCGCAACATGTCGCCGATCGTGCCGCGCGCCTCGATCCATGGCCGCGCGCTGGTCGCCGTCGTCGCCATCATGACCTTCCTCGCCTCGATGACGACGGGCACGGTGCTGCTGGTCAGCGCGTCGGCTGCGGAATGGCAGTCCGATGTCGCGAGCGAGATCACCATCCAGGTTCGCCCGCAATCGGGCCGCGATATCGAGCGCGACACTGCCGCCGTCACCGAGGCGATGCGCGCGCAAGCCGGCATCGTCGAGGTCAAGCCGTTCACCAAGGACGAGAGCGGCAAGCTGCTCGAGCCCTGGCTCGGCACCGGGCTGTCGATGGACGATCTGCCGGTGCCGCGCATGATCATCGCGCGCGTGCAGCCGGGCACCGCGCTCGATCTCGGCGCCCTGCGCGCCCGCGTGACGCAGGTGGCACCGAGCGCCAGCGTCGACGATCATCGCGCGTGGATCGAACGGATGCGCTCGATGACCAATGCGACCGTGTTCGCCGGCATCGGCATCCTCGCGCTCGTCATCGTCGCGACCATCATCTCGGTCTCGTTCGCGACCCGCGGCGCGATGGCGGCGAACCGCCCGATCGTCGAGGTCCTGCATTTCGTCGGCGCCGGCGACCGCTACATTGCCAATCATTTCCTGCGGCACTTCCTCAGGCTCGGCCTCGAAGGCGGCGTCATCGGCGGCGGCGTCGCCATGCTGCTGTTCGGCTTCTCCGAGTCGATTGCCGGCTGGTTCTCCGGCACCCCGGTCGGCGACCAGTTCGCAGCCCTGCTCGGCACCTTCTCACTGCGGCCGTCCGGCTATGTCGTGCTCGCGGTGCAGGCCGTCCTGATCGGTGCCATCACAGCGGCCGCCTCGCGCCAGACCCTGTTCGCGACGCTGAATGACGTGGATTGA
- a CDS encoding MJ0042-type zinc finger domain-containing protein produces the protein MHIVCPHCTTSYAIKLASLGANGRTVRCSRCKETWMAHPEDAIEEAVVPAMAAASQADDQSDLAEQWNSYAKDDPAAETPMVESPSIASDWPTENAEPEDEWSAAARAAEEDVVGVQHQSWFRGLFSRRGAKVSRPAPAVVRRKSYFGLPTACAAMGALVLALVIWRGDMVRLLPQTAAFYKMVGLEVNLRGLAFKDVKLSTETVDGKQVLVIEGVIVGQGKKPLDIPRLRFAVRDAQGAEIYAWNSVLEQTVLQPGERAFFRSRLASPPPEGRNIDVRFFNRRDIAGGSV, from the coding sequence ATGCATATCGTCTGTCCCCATTGTACGACATCCTACGCCATCAAGCTTGCGAGCCTTGGGGCCAACGGGCGGACGGTCCGCTGCTCCCGCTGCAAGGAAACCTGGATGGCGCATCCCGAGGATGCCATCGAGGAGGCCGTCGTGCCGGCGATGGCGGCAGCCAGCCAGGCTGACGACCAGTCCGACCTCGCCGAGCAGTGGAACTCCTATGCCAAGGACGACCCTGCTGCCGAAACCCCGATGGTCGAAAGCCCCTCGATTGCCAGCGACTGGCCGACCGAGAATGCCGAGCCCGAGGACGAGTGGTCCGCAGCGGCCCGCGCCGCCGAGGAGGACGTCGTCGGCGTGCAGCACCAATCCTGGTTCCGCGGCCTGTTCAGCCGGCGCGGGGCAAAGGTCAGCCGCCCGGCCCCGGCCGTGGTCCGACGCAAATCCTATTTTGGCCTGCCGACCGCCTGCGCGGCCATGGGCGCGCTGGTGCTGGCGCTGGTGATCTGGCGCGGCGACATGGTCCGCCTGCTGCCGCAGACCGCGGCGTTCTACAAGATGGTCGGCCTGGAGGTGAACCTGCGCGGGCTGGCCTTCAAGGACGTCAAGCTCTCGACCGAGACCGTGGACGGTAAGCAGGTGCTGGTGATCGAGGGCGTGATTGTCGGCCAGGGCAAGAAGCCGCTCGATATTCCGCGCCTGCGCTTTGCCGTGCGCGACGCGCAAGGCGCCGAGATCTACGCCTGGAATTCGGTGCTGGAGCAGACCGTGCTGCAACCCGGCGAGCGCGCCTTCTTCCGCTCGCGCCTGGCCTCACCGCCGCCGGAAGGCCGCAATATCGACGTTCGCTTCTTCAACCGGCGCGACATCGCCGGCGGCAGCGTGTAA
- a CDS encoding TIGR02302 family protein: protein MNGVTPDPSDPIRDGDALSRLKLAQALERSTYAIAWERAWPGLARVLTVVGLFLVVSWAGLWLALPFVARAIGLVIFAGLAAAALFPLIRFRWPSREEALARLDRGSGIRHRPATTLTDTLTSQDPVAQALWQAQRERTLASLKRIRAGLPHPRLAIHDPWALRALVMVMLVATFFAAGDERTMRLGAAFDWNGVLAPANIRVDAWVTPPLYTGKPPVILSAANKEAAALPASGPLPVPAGSTLIVRSSGGSLDVVVSGGLKEVAPTEATPKGTNEKHFTITGDGTAHVRAPSGQPQWAFAATPDRPPTIALAKDPERQARGALQLVYKIEDDYGVTGAEAQVAPRSSDAGKDGDAKTAARPLFQPPQFPLVLPNARTRNGVGQTVKDLSEDPYAGADVTLTLSAKDEAGNEAKSEPFNMRLPERLFTKPLARALIEQRRILALDANKNSDVYTALDALMIAPELFTQETGQYLGLYSVARQLEAARTDDALREVVASLWALAVTIEDGNISDVEKALRAAQDALKQALERGASDEEIKKLTQDLRAALDNFMRQLAEQFRNNKDAQQLARPLDPNTKILRQQDLQNMIDRMERLSRSGDKDAAKQLLDQLQQMLEGLQMAQPGQSGESDMEQALNELGDMIRKQQQLRDKTYKQGQDSRRDRMRGKQQQGDQSMSDLQQDQQALRDRLKKLQDEMAKRGLSQKGQKGQPGQKGQQGQQGDQGQDGDQDADQGDDDGGLDSADNAMGDAGSKLGDGNADGAVDSQGKALDAMRKGAQKMAEAMQQGDGDGQGDGPGNRAGRQQSGGNQTDPLGRPLHGREFGDDYTVKIPGEIDVQRVRRILEELRRRLGDPSRPQIELDYIERLLKDF, encoded by the coding sequence TTGAACGGCGTCACCCCCGACCCGTCAGACCCGATCCGCGATGGCGATGCTCTGTCGCGGTTGAAGCTGGCGCAGGCCCTCGAGCGGTCCACTTATGCCATCGCGTGGGAGCGTGCCTGGCCCGGCTTGGCGCGTGTCCTCACTGTCGTCGGCCTGTTTCTGGTGGTGTCCTGGGCCGGACTCTGGCTGGCGCTGCCCTTCGTCGCCCGTGCCATCGGTCTCGTCATTTTCGCCGGCCTTGCGGCTGCCGCCCTGTTCCCCCTGATTCGGTTTCGCTGGCCGAGCCGCGAGGAGGCGCTCGCCCGGCTCGACCGCGGCTCGGGCATCCGTCATCGCCCGGCCACGACGCTCACGGACACGCTGACCTCGCAGGATCCGGTCGCGCAGGCGCTCTGGCAGGCGCAGCGCGAGCGCACGCTGGCCTCGCTCAAGCGCATCCGCGCCGGTTTGCCGCACCCGCGCCTCGCCATCCACGACCCCTGGGCGCTGCGTGCGCTGGTCATGGTGATGCTGGTCGCAACCTTCTTTGCCGCCGGCGACGAACGCACGATGCGGCTGGGTGCCGCCTTCGACTGGAACGGCGTGCTGGCGCCGGCCAATATCCGCGTCGACGCCTGGGTCACGCCGCCGCTCTACACCGGAAAGCCGCCGGTGATCCTGTCGGCCGCCAACAAGGAAGCCGCAGCGCTTCCGGCCTCCGGCCCGCTTCCCGTTCCCGCCGGCTCGACGCTGATCGTGCGCTCCTCCGGCGGCAGCCTGGATGTCGTTGTGTCCGGCGGCCTCAAGGAAGTTGCGCCGACCGAGGCCACGCCCAAGGGCACCAACGAGAAGCACTTCACCATCACCGGCGACGGCACGGCGCATGTCCGCGCTCCTTCGGGCCAGCCGCAATGGGCTTTTGCGGCGACGCCGGACCGGCCGCCGACGATCGCGCTGGCCAAGGATCCGGAGCGCCAGGCGCGCGGCGCGCTCCAGCTCGTCTACAAGATCGAGGACGATTACGGCGTCACCGGCGCCGAGGCGCAAGTCGCTCCGCGCTCCAGCGATGCCGGCAAGGACGGCGACGCCAAGACCGCCGCGCGGCCGCTGTTCCAGCCGCCGCAATTCCCGCTCGTGCTGCCGAATGCGCGGACCCGTAACGGTGTCGGCCAGACGGTGAAGGATCTCAGCGAGGATCCCTATGCTGGCGCCGATGTCACGCTGACGCTCTCCGCCAAGGACGAGGCCGGCAACGAGGCGAAGAGCGAGCCGTTCAACATGCGCTTGCCCGAGCGGCTCTTCACCAAGCCCCTGGCGCGCGCGCTGATCGAGCAGCGCCGCATCCTCGCGCTCGACGCCAACAAGAATTCCGACGTCTACACCGCGCTCGACGCGCTGATGATCGCGCCCGAGCTGTTCACGCAGGAGACCGGGCAATATCTCGGCCTCTATAGCGTCGCGCGCCAGCTCGAGGCCGCGCGCACGGATGATGCATTGCGCGAGGTCGTGGCGAGCCTGTGGGCGCTCGCCGTGACGATCGAGGACGGCAACATCTCCGACGTCGAGAAGGCATTGCGCGCGGCGCAGGATGCGCTGAAGCAGGCGCTGGAGCGCGGCGCCAGCGACGAGGAGATCAAGAAGCTCACGCAGGATCTGCGGGCGGCGCTCGACAATTTCATGCGCCAGCTCGCCGAGCAGTTCCGCAACAACAAGGACGCCCAGCAGCTCGCGCGTCCGCTCGATCCCAACACGAAAATCCTGCGCCAGCAGGACCTCCAGAACATGATCGACCGCATGGAGCGCCTGTCGCGCTCGGGCGACAAGGACGCGGCCAAGCAGCTGCTCGATCAGCTCCAGCAGATGCTGGAGGGCCTTCAGATGGCGCAGCCGGGACAGTCCGGCGAGAGCGACATGGAGCAGGCGCTCAACGAGCTCGGCGACATGATCCGCAAGCAGCAGCAATTGCGCGACAAGACCTACAAGCAGGGCCAGGACTCCCGGCGCGATCGCATGCGCGGCAAGCAGCAGCAGGGCGACCAGTCGATGTCGGACCTGCAGCAGGATCAGCAGGCGTTGCGCGACCGCTTGAAGAAGCTCCAGGACGAAATGGCCAAGCGCGGGCTCTCGCAGAAGGGCCAGAAAGGCCAGCCGGGACAGAAGGGCCAGCAGGGTCAGCAAGGCGACCAGGGCCAGGACGGCGATCAGGACGCCGACCAGGGCGATGATGACGGCGGGCTCGATTCCGCCGACAACGCCATGGGCGACGCGGGCTCGAAGCTCGGCGACGGCAATGCCGACGGCGCGGTGGATTCCCAGGGCAAGGCACTGGATGCGATGCGCAAGGGTGCGCAGAAGATGGCCGAGGCAATGCAGCAGGGCGACGGCGACGGCCAGGGCGACGGTCCCGGCAATCGCGCCGGGCGCCAGCAGAGCGGCGGCAACCAGACCGACCCGCTCGGCCGTCCGCTGCATGGCCGCGAATTCGGCGACGACTACACGGTCAAGATTCCCGGCGAGATCGACGTCCAGCGCGTCCGCCGCATCCTCGAAGAGCTCCGCCGTCGCCTCGGCGACCCCTCGCGGCCGCAGATCGAGCTCGATTACATCGAGCGGCTGCTGAAGGATTTTTGA
- a CDS encoding YdcF family protein gives MTTPTDDRSPKLPRGWLRATVVSTIAFAFVGAAAGFVAFLSQLRGAEMAPDRKADGIVVLTGGSSRVSDAMELLAAGYGKRLLISGVHPTSTASDISRTLPENQSFMTCCVDLDRTALTTRGNAAEARRWADGRGFKSLIVVTSNYHMPRALVEFSHAMPETALIPFAVVGDKWREEPWWTSASTLRLLLSEYVKYIAAELRVRLEDFGIDLSPEVSEQPAGLQSRRPATAQAN, from the coding sequence ATGACCACGCCGACCGACGATCGATCGCCGAAACTGCCGCGCGGCTGGCTCCGCGCGACCGTCGTGTCGACGATCGCATTCGCCTTTGTCGGCGCGGCGGCGGGTTTCGTCGCGTTCCTGTCGCAATTGCGCGGCGCCGAGATGGCGCCCGACCGCAAGGCCGACGGCATCGTGGTGCTGACCGGCGGCTCCTCGCGGGTCTCGGATGCGATGGAGCTGCTGGCGGCCGGTTACGGCAAAAGGCTTCTGATCTCGGGTGTGCATCCGACCTCGACCGCGAGCGACATCTCCCGGACGCTGCCGGAGAACCAGTCCTTCATGACCTGCTGCGTCGATCTCGATCGTACTGCGCTGACGACCCGCGGCAACGCTGCGGAGGCGCGGCGCTGGGCCGACGGACGCGGCTTCAAGTCGCTGATCGTGGTGACCTCGAACTATCACATGCCGCGCGCGCTGGTGGAGTTCTCGCATGCGATGCCGGAGACCGCGCTGATCCCGTTCGCCGTGGTCGGCGACAAATGGCGCGAGGAACCGTGGTGGACCTCGGCCTCGACGCTGCGGCTGCTCCTGTCCGAATATGTCAAGTACATCGCCGCCGAGCTCAGGGTGCGGCTGGAAGATTTCGGCATTGACCTTTCCCCCGAAGTGTCGGAGCAGCCTGCGGGTCTGCAATCCAGGCGGCCGGCTACGGCGCAGGCCAATTGA
- the ftsE gene encoding cell division ATP-binding protein FtsE, with product MVRFENVGLRYGLGPEILRDLSFQIPAHSFQFLTGPSGAGKTSLLRLLFLSHRPTRGLVNLFGHDISTLGKDEIADLRKRIGIVLQDFRLLDHMTTYENVALPFRVMGRSESSYRKEVIDLLRWVGLGDRMDALPPILSGGEKQRAAIARAVISRPQLLLADEPTGSVDPTLGRRLLRLFIELNKSGTAVIIATHDIALMDQYEARRFVLHQGRLHVYE from the coding sequence TTGGTTCGGTTCGAAAATGTCGGATTACGCTACGGTCTGGGGCCGGAGATCCTGCGCGATCTCAGTTTCCAGATCCCTGCGCATTCCTTCCAATTCCTCACCGGCCCGTCCGGCGCCGGCAAGACGTCATTGCTGCGCCTGTTGTTCCTGTCGCACCGGCCGACGCGTGGTCTCGTCAATCTGTTCGGTCACGACATCTCGACGCTCGGCAAGGATGAGATCGCCGATCTGCGCAAGCGCATCGGCATCGTGCTCCAGGATTTCCGCCTGCTCGACCACATGACGACTTACGAGAACGTGGCGCTGCCGTTCCGCGTCATGGGCCGCAGCGAATCCAGCTACCGCAAGGAGGTCATCGACCTCCTGCGCTGGGTCGGCCTCGGCGACCGCATGGATGCACTGCCGCCGATCCTGTCGGGCGGCGAGAAGCAGCGCGCGGCGATCGCGCGCGCGGTGATCTCGCGGCCGCAACTGCTGCTCGCGGACGAGCCGACCGGCAGCGTCGATCCGACGCTCGGGCGCCGTCTGCTGCGGCTCTTCATCGAGCTCAACAAGTCGGGTACGGCCGTCATTATCGCAACCCACGACATCGCGCTGATGGACCAGTACGAAGCGCGCCGCTTCGTGCTGCATCAGGGCCGGTTGCACGTCTATGAGTAA
- a CDS encoding carboxymuconolactone decarboxylase family protein, whose translation MDKKMHDKGLEVRKAVLGEAYVNNALKNVDDFNRPFQEMLNEYCWGTVWGREELPRKTRSMLNIAMIAILNRQHEFRAHLKGALTNGVSRDEIREILMQVAIYGGMPAAVDSFRIAREVFAEIDGKA comes from the coding sequence ATGGACAAGAAGATGCACGACAAGGGCCTGGAAGTCCGCAAAGCGGTGCTGGGCGAAGCCTATGTCAACAACGCGCTGAAGAACGTCGACGATTTCAACCGTCCGTTCCAGGAGATGCTCAACGAGTATTGCTGGGGCACGGTGTGGGGCCGCGAGGAGCTGCCGCGCAAGACCCGCAGCATGCTCAACATCGCGATGATCGCGATCCTCAACCGCCAGCACGAGTTCCGCGCGCATCTGAAGGGCGCGCTCACCAATGGCGTCAGCCGCGACGAGATCCGCGAGATCCTGATGCAGGTCGCGATCTATGGCGGCATGCCCGCCGCCGTCGACAGCTTCCGCATCGCGCGCGAGGTGTTCGCGGAGATCGACGGGAAGGCGTGA
- a CDS encoding response regulator, whose amino-acid sequence MPKVLIADDEDSMRQLVARAIAMDGHETVTAQDGAEALEILTREDGAFDLLLTDIQMPVMDGIALALSAARDFPQLTILLMTGFADQRERASNLNALVHDVVTKPFSVADIRTAVADALAAKKG is encoded by the coding sequence ATGCCAAAAGTGTTGATCGCCGATGACGAGGATTCGATGCGCCAGTTGGTGGCGCGCGCCATCGCCATGGACGGCCACGAGACCGTCACCGCACAGGACGGCGCGGAAGCGCTCGAGATCCTGACCCGCGAGGACGGCGCGTTCGACCTGTTGCTCACCGACATCCAGATGCCCGTCATGGACGGCATCGCGCTCGCACTCTCCGCCGCGCGTGACTTTCCCCAGTTGACCATTTTGCTGATGACGGGCTTTGCCGACCAGCGCGAGCGCGCCTCGAACCTCAACGCGCTGGTGCATGACGTCGTGACAAAGCCGTTCTCGGTCGCGGATATCCGCACGGCGGTGGCCGATGCGCTAGCGGCGAAGAAGGGGTAG
- a CDS encoding lysophospholipid acyltransferase family protein codes for MFLIFVRSLLFNVLFYTVLVCLAIVALPTFALPPRAMLTVAEWWAKATLFLMRVVCNIKIEFRGVEKIPQGPLVIVAKHQSFWETFVLPGFFHRPIFILKRQLMQIPVFGQFLVKTGMIAIDRNAGVKALLDMTRRAREAVRAGGQLVIFPEGTRRAPGAPPDYKTGFAQIYSSCGVQCLPIALNSGLFWPRRTFMRYPGTLVVEFLDPLPPGLPKDEFLTRVQTAIEDATARLVEAGRKEQEQLIGSAPSYAPSES; via the coding sequence ATGTTCCTGATTTTCGTGCGCTCGCTGCTGTTCAACGTGCTGTTCTACACCGTGCTGGTGTGCCTCGCGATCGTGGCGCTGCCGACCTTCGCATTGCCGCCGCGCGCGATGCTGACGGTCGCCGAATGGTGGGCGAAGGCGACGCTTTTCCTGATGCGCGTGGTCTGTAACATCAAAATTGAATTTCGTGGGGTCGAGAAGATCCCGCAGGGGCCGCTGGTGATCGTGGCGAAGCACCAGTCGTTCTGGGAAACGTTCGTGCTGCCGGGCTTCTTTCATCGCCCGATCTTCATCCTCAAGCGCCAGCTCATGCAGATCCCGGTGTTCGGCCAGTTCCTGGTCAAGACCGGGATGATCGCGATCGACCGCAATGCCGGCGTCAAGGCGCTGCTCGACATGACGCGGCGCGCGCGCGAGGCGGTGCGCGCAGGCGGCCAGCTCGTGATCTTTCCGGAAGGCACGCGCCGTGCGCCGGGGGCGCCGCCGGATTACAAGACCGGGTTTGCGCAGATCTATTCATCCTGCGGCGTGCAGTGCCTGCCGATCGCGCTCAATTCCGGCCTGTTCTGGCCGCGCCGGACGTTCATGCGCTATCCCGGCACGCTGGTGGTGGAGTTCCTCGATCCGTTGCCGCCGGGCCTGCCCAAGGATGAGTTTCTCACCCGCGTGCAGACGGCGATCGAGGATGCGACCGCTCGCCTCGTCGAGGCCGGCCGCAAGGAGCAGGAGCAATTGATCGGCAGCGCGCCGAGCTACGCGCCCTCGGAGAGCTAG